The following proteins come from a genomic window of Pirellula staleyi DSM 6068:
- a CDS encoding sialidase family protein has product MTTSSSLDMRRFALRAALVVSLVPTLLFAADEAAEKLPPGVLVSEFIDNPTPTPQCHATTIAETPAGLVAAWFGGTREGNKDVVIWVARHREGKWQPPVEVASGKVSDTERHPTWNPVLFQMPDGPLLLFYKVGPSPSTWWGMLTSSSDNGDTWEVPTKLPADIAGPIKNKPILLDNKTLLCPSSTEDNGWRVHMEMTTDAGKTWTRTEALCDGKSVQAIQPTVLRHGDKLQMLCRTRLPGKIVESWSEDGGKTWSKLESIALVNPNSGIDGLTLKSGEHLLVYNHTLIARSPLNLALSSDGKTWNDILDLETSKGEYSYPAIIQTSDGLVHITYTWKRLRAKHVVIDPSKLRSVAQ; this is encoded by the coding sequence ATGACGACTTCCTCGTCTCTCGACATGCGTCGTTTCGCGCTTCGTGCCGCACTCGTGGTTTCGCTTGTCCCGACGCTACTTTTCGCCGCTGACGAGGCGGCTGAAAAACTTCCGCCGGGGGTTTTAGTCTCGGAATTCATCGACAACCCCACCCCCACGCCCCAATGTCACGCAACCACGATCGCTGAAACACCAGCTGGCTTAGTTGCAGCGTGGTTCGGTGGCACGCGCGAGGGAAATAAGGATGTGGTGATTTGGGTCGCCCGTCATCGCGAAGGAAAGTGGCAGCCTCCTGTGGAGGTTGCGAGTGGAAAGGTCAGCGACACCGAACGTCATCCCACTTGGAATCCGGTTCTCTTTCAAATGCCAGACGGACCTCTGTTATTGTTCTACAAGGTCGGCCCTAGCCCCAGCACCTGGTGGGGGATGTTGACTTCGAGCAGCGACAACGGCGACACCTGGGAAGTTCCGACGAAACTCCCCGCTGATATTGCCGGACCGATCAAGAACAAGCCGATCTTGCTCGACAATAAAACGCTACTCTGCCCCAGTAGCACGGAAGACAACGGGTGGCGTGTTCATATGGAAATGACCACCGATGCTGGCAAAACCTGGACGCGCACCGAGGCGTTGTGCGACGGCAAAAGCGTGCAGGCGATTCAGCCGACCGTGCTGCGCCACGGCGATAAGCTGCAGATGCTTTGCCGCACGCGGCTGCCGGGCAAGATTGTCGAAAGCTGGTCGGAAGATGGTGGCAAAACATGGAGCAAACTCGAGTCGATCGCGCTCGTGAATCCCAACAGCGGCATCGACGGCCTCACGCTGAAATCGGGCGAGCACTTGCTGGTCTACAACCACACGCTGATTGCCCGCTCGCCACTCAATCTCGCGCTTTCGTCGGATGGTAAAACCTGGAACGACATCCTCGATCTCGAAACAAGTAAAGGGGAATATTCCTATCCCGCCATCATTCAAACGAGCGATGGTCTGGTGCATATCACCTACACTTGGAAGCGACTCCGCGCCAAACATGTGGTGATCGATCCCTCGAAACTACGAAGCGTGGCACAGTAG